A portion of the Oncorhynchus tshawytscha isolate Ot180627B unplaced genomic scaffold, Otsh_v2.0 Un_contig_1231_pilon_pilon, whole genome shotgun sequence genome contains these proteins:
- the LOC112214989 gene encoding neuronal cell adhesion molecule-like isoform X9 has protein sequence MDRKRKWVLSSGALLVLFLGCMTTALEVPLDPKVLEGLPQPPTITHQSPKDFIIDPRENILIYCEAKGKPHPSFSWTRNGTHFDVEKDSKVLMKPSSGTLVIDISGEKAEAYEGIYQCTARNEHGTAVSNNIFIRQSRSPLWSKERKEAIMVQVGVSLVLQCGPPAGLPPPIIFWMDNNFQRLPQNTRVSQALNGDLYFSNVLLDDTRNDYICYARFPHTQTIQQKQPITVKVLDMDAINETVAALYNYTNNLFVDSPSGERRPSFMAPLGRSSTQMALRGGVLELECIAEGLPTPEVSWYKESGDLPSSRMSFHNFQKTLKIADVMEADAGDYRCTAKNSLGSAHHTIKVNVKAAPFWISAPRNLILAPKETGILTCRVSGDPKPQIAWSVNGVPIKDSPKDTSRKVEDDTVILSDVQTGSSAVYQCNASNEFGYLLANAFVNVLAEAPRVLTPPNNVYQVITNNPAFLDCASFGSPIPTITWFKDSQTSILNRDPYVIHNNGTLEINVAQSLNSGKYTCIASNNLGTRENHVYLEVKEPTRILAQPEYMVVQRNRKAVFECKVKHDPTLIPTMNWLKDNGELPDDERFLVDTDSLTINEVTEEDEGTYTCVMNTTLDQDSASAMLTVVEATPTPAIVYEEPDPPTDLELTDQRERSVQLTWIPGDEHNSPTQKFLVQYEDLLHQAGVWHNLTEEEGTKTTAHLDLSPYAYYSFRVLAVNHVGYSQPSQPSRQYRTNPAAPDVNPTDVHGVGTEHNNLVISWKELTGLQSNGPGLQYKVNWRQKDVEEDWLSETVANASKYVVSGTPTFVPYEVKVQAVNDYGNGPAPEAVVGYSGEDVPMSAPESVQVLVQNGTLAEVHWEPVLTSMVRGRLQGYKVSYWRERSLHQAEAQQEEQQVLLFSGNRTDGRLPGLKPYSLYTLNIRVVNGKGEGPPSPNHNFETPEGVPGPPSFLRIKNTDMDSLTLEWGPPQDNNGRLTGYTLKYQPVNSSNELGPVEEMMFPANETTVILADLKYSTRYKFYFNAKTIKGSGPTITEEAVTIMDEAFIQQPIVDVFKGYTEPQLPISPITQSLRPPFHKVRPIGPAFTNVNSSVVGEEGAVISWEYFGPDKNVYVEYIVENSKEDWTKECVNGSSGSQTHLIKGLKPGTSYRVRLVVKDHSEATIHSTEELVITLPEAMKSDQVDLATQGWFIGLMCAIALLILVLLIICFIKRNKGGKYPVKEKEDAHQDPEIQPMKDDDGTFGEYRTFYQGTRKLSLPDSLEARQNLHLSVFN, from the exons ATGGACAGGAAAAGGAAATGGGTGCTGAGCagcggtgctttgctggtgttATTCCTTGGGTGCATGACCACAGCCTTAGAAGTGCCTCTTGACC CTAAGGTTCTGGAAGGAT taccacaGCCTCCCACTATAACCCACCAATCCCCTAAGGATTTCATCATCGACCCTCGGGAGAACATCCTCATCTACTGTGAGGCCAAAGGGAAGccgcatcccag CTTTTCCTGGACACGGAATGGGACGCATTTTGACGTGGAGAAGGACTCTAAGGTGTTGATGAAGCCGAGCTCAGGGACGCTGGTCATAGACATCAGTGGGGAGAAGGCTGAGGCCTACGAGGGGATCTACCAGTGTACCGCACGCAATGAGCACGGGACCGCTGTTTCCAACAACATCTTCATCAGACAGTCGA GGTCCCCCTTGTGGtcgaaggagaggaaagaggcaaTCATGGTACAGGTGGGAGTGTCTCTGGTGCTGCAGTGTGGACCGCCTGCAGGCCTGCCCCCTCCCATCATCTTCTGGATGGACAACA ACTTCCAGCGCCTGCCTCAGAACACGCGTGTGTCCCAGGCGTTAAACGGAGACCTGTACTTCTCTAACGTCCTATTGGACGACACCAGGAACGACTACATCTGTTACGCCCGCTTCCCCCACACACAGACCATCCAGCAGAAACAACCCATCACTGTCAAAGTCCTGGACA TGGATGCAATCAATGAAACTGTGGCAGCTTTGTACAATTATACGAACAATTTATTTGTTG ACAGTCCATCGGGGGAGCGGCGACCCAGCTTCATGGCTCCTCTGGGGCGGAGCAGCACCCAGATGGCCCTGAGGGGAGGGGTTCTGGAGCTAGAGTGTATCGCTGAAGGACT TCCGACTCCGGAGGTGTCCTGGTATAAGGAGAGTGGCGATCTTCCTAGCAGCCGGATGTCCTTCCACAACTTCCAGAAGACGTTGAAGATCGCAGATGTGATGGAGGCGGACGCCGGGGACTACCGCTGCACGGCCAAGAACAGCCTAGGCTCCGCCCATCACACCATCAAAGTCAACGTCAAAG CGGCTCCGTTCTGGATCAGTGCCCCCAGGAACCTGATCCTGGCCCCGAAGGAGACGGGCATCCTCACCTGCAGAGTCAGTGGAGACCCCAAGCCCCAAATCGCCTGGTCCGTCAACGGAGTCCCCATCAAAG ACTCTCCGAAGGACACGAGTCGGAAGGTGGAGGACGACACAGTGATTCTGAGCGACGTCCAGACCGGCTCCAGCGCTGTCTACCAGTGCAACGCCTCCAATGAGTTTGGTTACCTGCTGGCTAATGCTTTTGTCAATGTGCTTG CCGAAGCACCAAGGGTGCTGACTCCCCCCAACAATGTGTACCAGGTCATCACCAACAATCCTGCCTTCCTGGACTGTGCCTCGTTCGGCTCGCCCATACCAACTATCACATG GTTTAAGGACAGCCAGACCAGTATCCTGAATAGAGACCCATATGTGATCCATAATAACGGTACCTTAGAGATCAACGTAGCCCAGTCCCTGAACAGTGGCAAGTACACCTGTATAGCCTCCAACAACCTGGGAACCAGGGAGAACCATGTCTACTTggaggtcaaag AGCCGACGAGGATCCTTGCCCAGCCAGAGTACATGGTGGTCCAGAGGAACAGGAAGGCCGTGTTTGAGTGTAAAGTTAAACACGACCCCACCCTCATCCCCACCATGAACTGGCTCAAAGACAACGGAGAGCTGCCTGACGACGAGAG GTTCTTGGTGGACACTGACAGTCTGACCATCAACGAAGTGACAGAGGAGGACGAGGGAACCTACACCTGTGTCATGAACACCACCCTGGACCAGGACTCAGCTAGCGCCATGCTCACCGTCGTTG AGGCTACTCCAACTCCTGCTATTGTCTACG AGGAACCAGACCCTCCTACAGACCTGGAgctgactgaccagagagagaggagcgtccAGCTCACCTGGATACCTGGAGACGAACACAACAGCCCTACACAGA AGTTCCTAGTCCAGTATGAGGATCTGCTCCACCAGGCTGGGGTGTGGCACAACCTGACAGAGGAGGAGGGCACCAAGACCACGGCCCACCTGGACCTGTCCCCCTACGCCTACTACTCCTTCAGGGTTCTGGCCGTGAACCATGTGGGCtacagccagcccagccagccctcCAGACAGTACAGGACCAACCCTGCAG CTCCAGATGTGAATCCAACAGATGTCCATGGTGTTGGAACTGAACATAATAACTTAGTCATTTCATGGAAG GAGCTGACAGGCCTCCAGTCCAATGGACCAGGACTACAGTACAAGGTGAACTGGAGACagaaggatgtggaggaggactgGTTGTCTGAGACCGTGGCTAACGCCTCCAAGTATGTGGTGTCAGGCACGCCCACTTTCGTACCCTACGAGGTCAAAGTTCAGGCGGTGAACGACTACGGAAACGGACCAGCGCCTGAGGCGGTGGTGGGGTATTCTGGAGAGGACG TGCCCATGTCAGCCCCAGAGAGTGTCCAGGTGCTGGTTCAGAACGGGACGCTAGCAGAGGTTCACTGGGAGCCTGTCCTCACCTCCATGGTCAGGGGACGACTCCAGGGCTACAAG GTGTCCTACTGGCGTGAGCGTAGCCTCCACCAGGCAGAGGCTCAGCAGGAGGAACAGCAGGTGTTGCTCTTCAGTGGGAACAGGACTGACGGCAGACTACCAGGCCTCAAACCCTACAGCCTCTATACACTGAACATCAGGGTGGTCAACGGCAAGGGAGAGGGGCCCCCCAGCCCCAACCACAACTTTGAGACCCCAGAGGGAG TCCCTGGTCCTCCTTCCTTCTTGCGTATAAAGAACACCGACATGGACTCTCTGACGCTGGAGTGGGGTCCTCCACAGGACAACAATGGTCGCCTCACCGGCTACACACTCAAATACCAGCCAG tcaacagCTCCAATGAGCTTGGTCCCGTTGAGGAGATGATGTTCCCAGCCAATGAAACCACCGTAATCCTGGCCGACCTCAAGTACAGCACCCGCTATAAGTTCTACTTCAACGCTAAGACCATCAAGGGCTCCGGCCCAACCATCACAGAGGAGGCTGTCACTATCATGGATGAAG CCTTTATTCAGCAACCCATAGTAGATGTGTTCAAAG GCTACACAGAACCCCAGCTTCCAATCTCTCCCATCACTCAGTCTCTGCGCCCCCCGTTTCACAAGG TGCGTCCGATAGGCCCGGCGTTCACCAATGTAAACTCCTCTgtggtgggagaggagggagcagtGATAAGTTGGGAATACTTTGGACCAGATAAGAATGTGTATGTGGAGTATATTGTAGAAAACA GTAAAGAAGACTGGACAAAAGAGTGTGTAAACGGCAGTAGTGGGTCTCAGACCCATCTGATAAAGGGCTTAAAGCCGGGGACGTCCTATAGGGTTCGGCTGGTAGTTAAAGATCACTCTGAGGCTACCATACACAGTACAGAGGAGCTAGTGATAACGCTGCCAG